The window GGTATAGTATTTTTTATGCCTcgacaaaaaattgtttaaacaattacaaaaagtctctttaaattttgaaacaattgaaaaacgcggcgacaaatttcgcgggaacatgacgtcacgatatctttagttgtatatgttaaaatcagtgatacaaggTATGCATGTAGAGAAACGACATCagcgccgcctggattttctgcgccgagttaaaatttgtatcaaattcacaagagtggagcttggagGGTCTGACGGACGCTATGATTGATGTTGTACGTTGGTCACATGCGTTTTAAATTCtgtgtttatttataatattttaatttttatttaaaatttatgatttgtGCAATGGGGAAGACATTGTGAAAAGAATATCCAGAGTCCTGGTTATTCTTACTTGCGTATTACATGAATTATTTACTCCCCAGTGTTTCATTTAATTGAAAGATGAATGAAAGATCTACAATAATGTTTACTTCTATAATGAATTATTGAAAACTGTTTTCAGAAACATGATTTATAATTACgtgatatttatataatatttgaataatgaattttaattgtacatatacgATTATTTGATTTGTaaataagaaaatgataaaataatttataatgaatCATGATCAAGAATTATAGAAAGATGTATACATgtattattgtttaattatgaatgaaaattatatggATCGTATTAAAAAATCCATGTACGGTGATTACacagaatgaaataattaactTAGTATTAGatgtatataatgtacaatatatcattaaattaaaaataacaaaatgcaATCCATTAATAAAATGCCATCCTTCGGGGATAATACACTATCTGCCTGTATTCaggctgaaatgaaaaatatggataatatttataatggcAGTgatatggaaaaatattttaaagacaaTATGTCTGGTTCTAAACTAATGAATAATTCAAACAGTATTGATAAAAAAAGTCACCCAGAATTAAATAGTGCATTATGTAattcaatgaatattaaatcTACTTTGAATCAGAATAATTCAAAATGTGAAGAATCTAAAACTAGAAATGCTCTAAAATTCAGGGCTAATAGCAAAGCTAATACATCTAGCAGATCAAAAATTAGAAGTACTACTTGTGTAACAAGAAACTGTAGTTCATCTAAAGTTGGTAAAGAAGATGTAAACATTAATTACTTGAAAAGCGATATTTCTTCAGAAACAAATACATTATTAAAACAATGTAATAAATCTGAATTATCAACTTTGCATACTAATAGCAACAGTATTAAAATTAGTGGTTCATCCAGAACAACAAATAATACAAACAATTTAATATTGTCTAACAGTAGGGGTACAATAAATATTGGAGATAAGTCATCAATCATAGTTCCTtctgtttctatttttaatactcAAGATAGATGCAAGTTAGCTTCTTGGGGCTTACCACCAAATATTCTTCAGGTAATATTAACTATTCTGGCACAACTATCTTGATATAAACTACTTGTACTAAAAGTGATTCATGTATGTTACAGAAATATGAAGCACGAGGAATAACAAATATGTTTCCTTGGCAAGTGGAATGTTTATCAAATCATAAAGTTATTGAAGAGCAATGCAATCTTGTATATTCTGCTCCAACATCAGCTGGAAAAACCTTAGTAGCAGAGATTCTTATGATAAAAACTATATTAGAAAGACACAAGAAAGCAATTTTTATCTTGCCATTTGTTTCTGTTGTTAgagaaaaaatgtattattttcaagtaagatttatttgaataaatcagTCTAACAACAATTACATATGTGTGTTCTAATTTTATAGTTATAATTTTATAGGATTTGCTGTCTGACAGTGGAATTCGTGTACAAGGATTTATGGGTGGTATTGCTCCTCCAGGAGGATTTTCTGCTACTCATGTTGCAATAGCAACAATTGAAAAAGCCAATTCCTTAATAAATCGTTTAATGGAAGAAAATGAGATAGTTAATTTAGGAGCTGTAGTAATAGATGAATTGCATCTTGTTGGTGATCCGCATCGTGGATATCTTCTTGAATTACTGTTGACTAAACTAAAATATATGACTGTTAGGTAATTAAAACATACTTAttgttattagaaaaaaaaattctgatttGGCCTTTTTACAgggatgaaaatataaatatacaattgATTGGTATGTCTGCTACACTTCCAAACTTATCTCTTTTAGCCAGCTGGTTGAATGCTGAACTGTATAAAACGGAATTTAGACCTGTCCCTTTGAATGAACAGTGCAAAGTATTAcacaatataaaaaaatatattacattcaTATACTTCAAATTTgtataacaaaaatttttatgATTCTAGATAGGTAAAAATATTTATGACAATAAATTACATCTAATCAGAACTCTAATATCAATGCCAGAACTAACAACGGATTCAGGAGATATTATTCACTTATGTATCGAAACAATATCTGATGGGCATAGTGTACTAATTTTTTGTCCAACAAAAAATTGGTGTGAAAAACTAGCTGAACAAATAGCTGTTGCGTTCTATAAATTAGgtttgtttaataaattaatgcgGTTTATTATTGTGAAAATATGTAAGTAACCTTGTATCTTTTAGGCCGAGGCGATACAAAACTTGCAGAAATTTTAAGACATCAGTTAGATTCTACATTAATTTCCGAGACATTGGAGCAATTAAAACGCAGTCCAATAGGTTTGGATAATGTACTAAACAACACAGTTTCATTCGGAACAGCTTTCCATCATGCTGGACTTACTATGGATGAGCGTGATATCATAGAAGGAGCTTTTAGGTATTTATTTGAATATGTATAAACTTAAAAATGTATAACTTGATATTAATATATTCAGATCAGGATCGTTAAGAGTTCTTGTTGCTACATCAACTTTAAGTAGTGGAGTAAATTTACCAGCAAGAAGAGTAATTATCAGATCTCCAATGTTTAATGGGAAACTATTAGATAGTCTTACCTACAGACAAATGATAGGGCGTTCAGGTAGAATGGGAAAAGACACAGCAGGTGAGATAAAACAATACGTTATAAAACTAGTTTATTCTTATGTATTTAAATGTAACATCACTTGTAAATCCATAGGAGAAAGTATACTTATTTGTGAACCAAGCGAACAAAAAGCAGCCGAAGTATTATTATCAGCCAGTCTGCAACCTATTAAATCCTGTCTTGATGATTCAGGCCCCTTAATTAGAGCTCTTTTAGAAGCTATAGCTAGTGAAGTTGTATATACTCCATCAGATCTTGAATTGTACACTAAATGCACTTTAATAAGTTTAGATAATGAACATGACTCAAAAGATCCTTCAAATGAagcaatacaatttttaatagacAATGAATTCTTGTTGTATGTATATTTCTTATTGTAATACATATAAGGAACATTTGTATTGATTTGTATATATGCAATTTAATTTTGTCTAGACTACAAAACACAGAAGAGGGACATAGATGGATTGCTACAGCTTTTGGAAAAGCATGTTTAGCAGCTTCTATACCACCTAGAGAGGGTTTGTTTCTACTAGAAGAACTTCAGAAAGCTAGACGATGTTTTGTTTTAGACACTGAATTACATGTAGTATATTTAGTAACTCCTATCAGCTCTGGAAATCAAATTGGAACTATCGATTGGATGACTTTTATGGAATTATGGAAAATGTTATCAGAAAGTGAACGTAGAGTTGGACAACTTGTTGGTGTAGAAGAGCGATTTTTAACATCAGCTATTCAGGGTATAGTGCGACCAGGAAAATCGGTAAACTATTtaatatactttaataaataatttcagcttaattgaaaacttttaaatttaataaaaattaaatattttcagctTAATATACATAGAAGATTTTATACCGCGTTAGCTTTACACGACTTGGTTCATGAAGTTCCTCTTAGCACAGTTTGTAAAAAGTACGGTTGTTGCCGTGGAATTCTTCAAAGTTTACAACAATCTGCATCTGCATTTGCTGGTAATATTTTATCTTCTCCCAAGAGAAATTCGATGTAATAACATTACTATACTTTGAATTTGTTTTCAGGAATGGTCACACAATTTTGTAAACAATTAGGCTGGGACTGCATGGAATTATTAGTCTCACAATTCCAGGCCCGTTTACAATTtggtgtttgtagagaattattagaCTTATTACGCCTTCCAATGTTAAATGGATTGCGTGCTAGAAGTCTTTATAAACAAGGAATTACATGCGTAGCAGATTTAGCTGTTGCTAATGAACTTGATATTGAACGAGCACTTTATAAAGCTCTTCCCTTTGAAAGGtttagtataaaaatattttaatagtaaaatatactcaaaatcaacaataatttaataaattgtacATTCTCCAAATTATATTTTAGCGAAAAAGAACACGATGGTGAACATGAATCGGAAGCGAtgaaacgaaataaaatgagAACAGTATTTGTTACTGGCAGAGATGGCTTAACACCTCATGAAGCAGCTATCATGTTGGTACATGAAGCTAGAGCATTAGTTGCGGTATATAATTATCATTCTTCtcgttaaaattaatataattttggaaTTACTTTAAAATTTAGTAATTTCCTTATTTACAGAACGAACTGAAATTGCAAGATATGTCATGGAAGCAAACTGAACAATGTATTACTGGGAGTGAATCTCATACAGAAACAAATTTACAACAAAATACATTTCATACTACAACAAATACCAATATACATACAAAGGCTGAAATTTCTGCATGcaataattctgaaattaacATTAATTCAAGTGATAAACTatttaaagagaaaaatgaacaaaattcatGTTCAATAATTACAAAGAATTTTGGTCCCATTAATGAAGAAAACGAAATTTTAAAGGTGTTGggtaaaattgaaacatttgaaGCTGATATAAATATCTCTAATAAAGTTGAAAATACGAAAGAGTTTAACAATAAgtgtaatttagaaaatgatgtGTTGCAAGAAAATAAGAATCATAGTACAAAACCTACTGATCAATTATTGCAATTAGATATTCCAGAAATGTTTAATTCCTCAAATGGGAAACTTTCTTTTGATTTTTTTGAAGAAAGTAGTCCCAAAATACCACATGATATTCTACAAAAGCGAAGTAGTGAATCATTGATTAGTTTCAAggataataaaaagaatcatACTCAAAACATTACTGTTAAACATTCAATAGAAGCGAtacaaaaatctcaaaataaaaGTGAAGTACCTTGTAAAAAAATTAGAACTTCAGATAAAACAAATACTACCACACCAGTTTGTGTAAATATAATGACTCATATGTTGAGTTTTGAGAAAGATGTAAAGTCATCACCAATTTCAAGAAGCCCTAGTCTGTTTGACGATAGTCTGAATCTCGATACACAAATTTGTAATGTTCTTGAACAAAATATTGTCGATTCTTTGCATTTTTCAGAATTTGAAGAAACTAAATCATTCGAACATAAAGTAGTAACGGAAAGTAAAGTATCCACAGATTTACATATTACTAGcaatggtaataataaaatcCAAACAGATAAAGATGGAAGTGCATTGAATTTTCCAAGTCCAAAGAATAATACATTTTTCTGGAAGGATGATTCGTGGAAcgaatcaaagaaaattattgaaaaggtAAATGAAGTTAATGTTCAAAATAAGGAAGATCGATCAGTTAAACATAATGCTAGaagtataaaaaatacaaatttgaaAAGTATTGTAAAGCCTGGAGTAATTAATTCTGCAccagaaattaagaaaaaatataataagaaattaaaaaatttgaaggatTCTGATGATTTAATGAAGATATCACAAAAGCGTAGATTTAAAGATATAGCAGTTGCAAAATCGCCTATGGCAAATGTAGTTGTGTTTAGTAAAAGTCGTGGAGGATCATTAGATTCAAACAAGTCTGATTCAGATGATATTATTGTCGCTTCGCAAAATATAAATTCACCTGCTACAAGTATCAAAATAAGAAGTAAATTAGATTCTGAAAGAAAGCAAAAGCTTTGTACTCAAAAGACTACTAATAATACACCTATCAGTATTAAAAAGACACATACCACTGCAGTTTCAAAAACGCTCCAAATTGAAAAACGCAATATTATACAGAAATTGAGTGAAATATTTACCAAAAAAGTATTAACTAGTAAAGACTGCAGTACAGATAGTGTGATCTCAAATTCAGATGAAGATACCCCTGCaaaatcaatgaaaatattacagaaatctcaaataaatgtaaaaagaGGTCAAAACAATCCCGAAGCGTGCTTACAAACTAACGACCTTGtaagtaaaatgaataattggAATACACTAAACATTGTCAAAGTTGGAAGCGATAGAGGCacatttaatttattcaaacaTGAAATAATGCAAAAACGGTATATCTCTTTAGctttgaattgtgaaattcatattgatgatgaaaataatataggtTCCAAAATTATTGGTTTCACTAAtcctgaaaagaaaaaaaaatctaagaaagtagaaaaatacGTTCATGATAATAAAAAGTTAAACGGTGTTGCTATTGCTTGGGAAAGCAATATTgcatattatatttctttctccAATGAGCaaggtattaaaaattatattaacattaattttaatttgaaacattttttaaaacaatattttttcagatttaaaaatCCCAGTTAAagaacaaataaaattattgagaAGCATACTTtctaatacatttttatatgtAAAGTGTTTTGCAACTAAGGAAATATTTAAGACTTTGTACGAATGCTGTGGTATTTTTGCATGCTGCAGATTTTTAGACCCGAAAGTAGCACATTGGTTGCATGATAGCAGTGTTCATGAAAAAACTTTTAATGAAATGGTAAAAGGAACAAatcattcttaaattttatttgtattttaagtACAATCAAGTTCTGTAGTTCATTGTATAGTAACTATAgcatgtatttaaaaaactatGTAAACTGTAAACAGGTAGAAGAATATTTTCCACAAGGTCGTTTTATAACAAAAAGAATACCTGCATGTTATGATACAGGACCTGGacttaatattaaaagttcAATTCCAGGAGAATTTAGAGCATCTGCTGAAGTTGTACTTACATGGCACATGACAGATAAACTTTTAGATAAATTAGAACAAGTACATTCAACATTACCACGTACGTTTAAAGGtaatgatataataaaattttttttattagtttctgtTTCACTTTATTTCTATATTCGATCCGtcttaacaaaattttaatacatttccAGATATTGAAATGAGAATAATAATTTCACTAGCTTGCATGGAATTAAATGGATTAGGTGTATCTTTAAATTCATTACAAGATTTATCTTCTGTTATACGTAAAGAAATGATATCGTTAGAAGAACGAGCATATGCATTGTGCggaaaaaaattcaatatttcttcatcgaaagaaataaaaaaggtttGTAAATaaacttgaaaaatattttactcgtgtaattgttaaaatttactaattaaatttttaattttgtagatTTTAGGATTATGTAATGGGAAAAAGGTTGGTGTAAATAAAGCTGTATTAGGACGATCTAATCATCCTATAGCTAGCCTCATTATGTCATGGCGTAAATTAAATGCAACTCAAACTAAGGTAGGTTCAATATCAAAGGAAAAATGATcaaaatattgcaattatttgCTAAAGCTCTCCTACACTAAATTACATGCTATACCTAATTAACTTAGTATAATCAGATAAAAATTCAACACATTTCATTTGTAGATTATCTATCCGATATTAAACATAGCTCAGCAGAGTTGCCGTATCCATTCTAACTGTGTTACGAATACACTAACTGGTAGAATATCAATGTGTGaaccaaatttacaaaacataccaaaggattttatttctgaaaatgGTAGTTTTACTATAAGTGTTCGAATGGCATTTGTACCTACTGTAGGCAATGTTATATTATCAGCAGACTATTGTCAACTTGAATTCAGAATATTAGCCCACTTTTCAAAAGATAAAACATTATGTGATATTATGAGTAAACCAggtgatatttttaaaaatattgcagCAAATTGGAATCATGTTTCTGAAGATCAGGTATACGAAATATTATAGATATTTATTCGATATAAATAACAATCATTTTAACAAGTTTCTATTAAAAGGTCGATGATACTATGCGTCAGCACACCAAACAATTATGTTACGGAATGATTTATGGTATGGGAATAAAATCACTTGCCGAAAATTTATCTGTGGATGAAATCAAAGCTAAAGAATTCTTAGAATCTTTTATGAATGCATATCCAGGGATATCTACATGGTTGAATAATGTAGTAGAAGAAGCACGCGTAAGTGGATATGTAACAACCATTTTTGAAAGACGTAGAACGCTTCCCGCATTAACGAGTACAAATGGAGCAGAGAAATGTAAATTCTTTCAATGTTAATAATACAACATTTTGCgctaaattgaaatatttataaataaattcttgtaactAGCACAAGCAGAACGTCAAGCAGTAAATACTAAAGTTCAAGGTTCTGCAGCTGATATCACAAAAAAAGCAATGGTAAATATTGAAGAGAAAATACGATCTGAATTTCCAACTTCAGTAGTTATTATGCCCACTGTTAATTCTATTCGGAAACTAAGAAGTAATAGTAGGGAAGCACAGCAAAGTGGCGGTTTCTTAATATTACAACTTCATGATGAATTATTGTATGAAGTAGGTATTTTATAAAAcacaatttcattcattttaaaaataacaaaaatgtaactacaattttttattttacgttaGGTAAATATCAAAGACTTGCGACAAGTGGCAACAATAGTAAAAGAATCAATGGAACAAGCATGCCAACTTGAAGTTCCACTACCAGTAAAACTCAAAGTTGGATCTGCATGGGGAGATCTTTGCGAATATAATCTTTGATGTTAATTTAATAACTCTTTTTACTGATAATAgtaatatatgtgtatatatatatatatagtttaaaaacaaaatcatATTAATCAGGttagatttttattatataaaatatttattcaattttaatgttaTGCATTGTGAAGCATACATTTATAATGATATGAATTGTacagatttatattatttgttatatttttatattacatttcttaccttacaattttaaatgatgaattttataattaaattatataaattatttgtatttgttgattgtaaaaaaaaagaaatattaaagtatttttaatcaGCAATGTTTTTAACAAATCTTATTCAttcaattatatattaaaaactACTGGtttatataatacaaaattcaaagatattgtataaaaaagaaaaaacaaccgAGTCAGTTTGTATGTATTTACTTATCGATGTTAcgatgtttattataaaaatgcaCATGAATTGTATTGCGTAATaccattaaattataaattaaataaaatagtttttgttatttaacaCTTCATATTTATTAATGTATCTAAAAGTATATTTTACACACAACtgtgaaaataatatcttttATATAGTATCACAAGGTGGTGCCAACGATTGATGTAGTTTTGTTACTGCAGTTTGTActatttgttgaaaaatttcatcttcTTTACTGGTTACTTCCAAATTTAATAAATCTATATGTGCTTTCTTCCCATCAACTGTTACATACAGTTTCTCTCCTTTGAAAATTTTAGGAACAGAATCTTCACCAAACATTTCTTGAAGCATTTCTATCAAACATTCTTTAAAATGCATCCGATCCATTTTTGTAGGTGCAGGTAATACTTTAGGTGGTTGTTCCATCATTTCAGCTTGTAATATTGCAGTTAGAACAGAATCTGCGTACATATCATTTACAGGTGTTGCGATCCATTCCATGGTAACAATTTTTCCATCAATTGTaacatcaatatttttaaacacACGTAATTTCTTATCATcaacaatttctaaatttccagcAATTTGTGTTAGAAGATGTTTTAATACTGGTAGTGATGCTGAGAAATATACACTCTGCCTTTGAATTACTTGACTCATACTCATATCTGTATATTTTGATAAGTCACAAGGTGCTAGCATATGATAATTGAAGTTTCTCTTAACTAACACTCCTGATAGTGTTTGTCCTGGTTTAGGTGTTTCCATTGCTAATGTGCCCATCACTTTAGCAGTTTTTTCTCCTCTAAAGTACAATTCCACAGCAACTGTATTTCTGGGATTATGTATTTCCATTGTTGTGTTAGGATCATCCTCATATTCCCGCTGTAAAGCAGCTTTCAATCTTCCCATTTCATTTTGTTCTCCATGCACAAGCACAACATGTGGTGGTTTCAAAATACGTATAAATTCAGAAGTCTGTTGGTAATCAGTATGGGCTGAGAATGATATATAATCAACAGACATTTTTAATGGTAATTTCTGTCCAGACATGGTTGTGATTTCTTCAGGTTCTGATAAAATTGTTTTCGCCAATGTTCCTTCTACGCAATAACCAGCTATTATAACTCCATTCTTTGCATCTATACACCAGGATTCAAACAATTCCCTTGATAAACCACTCTGCATCATACCAGGAGATGCCATTACTACACACGGACCAATATCTTCAAAATGATCAATTCCTTTTAGATtagaaatatgtttaaatacaaATGGATTGTTGATGGCAATTTGTCTCCTGATTTTATCATTCATCGCATTTACATAAGTTTGATAGACTGCCATACACTTTTTTGCTAGAGAAGAAGCATAATATATAGGAATTTCATGTAGTTCAGGGTGTTGACTCCAATATTCATCTAGAATAAGGAGAAGCTCTTGTGCTCTTCCTAATGCAAATACAGGTATTAAACACCTTCCTCCTCTGTTAACAATTTcatgaactaaatttgtaaatCTTCCCTCACGATCTTCTCTTTTTTCATGTATATGTGTACCATAAGTAGATTCAGTAATTAACACATCTGGATGAATGTTTGGAATTTCAGCAGCCATCAAATGTCTATCTTCTTGCCGACTAAAGTCTccagtatataaaattttaacaccTGCTATTTCTATCATAAACATAGCAGCGCCTAATACATGACCAGCATTGTAGGCCCAGAATTTTATTCCAAAGACATCTTTTTCttcatgaaaattaattgtttctaTTTTATCCATACTAGTTTCTAGATCTGattcagtatataacatttGTTCTGTAGCAATGTTGCTGACTTTGATATAATCAGACAACAGCCAACGATAAATAGCTTTAGTGGCATGAGTCATAAAACATCGTCCTTTAAAACTAGTTTTTTGTAGAAACCAAGGTAAAGCTCCACAATGGTCCAAATGAAAATgagaaattaaaagtaaatctaTCTCATCCGCTTCTACTAAATCTACAAATGGTAGTGCATCCATTCCAGATAAACCAGGATGAATACCACAATCCAACatgattttttttcctttaaattcTAACAT is drawn from Osmia lignaria lignaria isolate PbOS001 chromosome 14, iyOsmLign1, whole genome shotgun sequence and contains these coding sequences:
- the DNApol-theta gene encoding DNA polymerase theta isoform X1, whose translation is MQSINKMPSFGDNTLSACIQAEMKNMDNIYNGSDMEKYFKDNMSGSKLMNNSNSIDKKSHPELNSALCNSMNIKSTLNQNNSKCEESKTRNALKFRANSKANTSSRSKIRSTTCVTRNCSSSKVGKEDVNINYLKSDISSETNTLLKQCNKSELSTLHTNSNSIKISGSSRTTNNTNNLILSNSRGTINIGDKSSIIVPSVSIFNTQDRCKLASWGLPPNILQKYEARGITNMFPWQVECLSNHKVIEEQCNLVYSAPTSAGKTLVAEILMIKTILERHKKAIFILPFVSVVREKMYYFQDLLSDSGIRVQGFMGGIAPPGGFSATHVAIATIEKANSLINRLMEENEIVNLGAVVIDELHLVGDPHRGYLLELLLTKLKYMTVRDENINIQLIGMSATLPNLSLLASWLNAELYKTEFRPVPLNEQCKIGKNIYDNKLHLIRTLISMPELTTDSGDIIHLCIETISDGHSVLIFCPTKNWCEKLAEQIAVAFYKLGRGDTKLAEILRHQLDSTLISETLEQLKRSPIGLDNVLNNTVSFGTAFHHAGLTMDERDIIEGAFRSGSLRVLVATSTLSSGVNLPARRVIIRSPMFNGKLLDSLTYRQMIGRSGRMGKDTAGESILICEPSEQKAAEVLLSASLQPIKSCLDDSGPLIRALLEAIASEVVYTPSDLELYTKCTLISLDNEHDSKDPSNEAIQFLIDNEFLLLQNTEEGHRWIATAFGKACLAASIPPREGLFLLEELQKARRCFVLDTELHVVYLVTPISSGNQIGTIDWMTFMELWKMLSESERRVGQLVGVEERFLTSAIQGIVRPGKSLNIHRRFYTALALHDLVHEVPLSTVCKKYGCCRGILQSLQQSASAFAGMVTQFCKQLGWDCMELLVSQFQARLQFGVCRELLDLLRLPMLNGLRARSLYKQGITCVADLAVANELDIERALYKALPFESEKEHDGEHESEAMKRNKMRTVFVTGRDGLTPHEAAIMLVHEARALVANELKLQDMSWKQTEQCITGSESHTETNLQQNTFHTTTNTNIHTKAEISACNNSEININSSDKLFKEKNEQNSCSIITKNFGPINEENEILKVLGKIETFEADINISNKVENTKEFNNKCNLENDVLQENKNHSTKPTDQLLQLDIPEMFNSSNGKLSFDFFEESSPKIPHDILQKRSSESLISFKDNKKNHTQNITVKHSIEAIQKSQNKSEVPCKKIRTSDKTNTTTPVCVNIMTHMLSFEKDVKSSPISRSPSLFDDSLNLDTQICNVLEQNIVDSLHFSEFEETKSFEHKVVTESKVSTDLHITSNGNNKIQTDKDGSALNFPSPKNNTFFWKDDSWNESKKIIEKVNEVNVQNKEDRSVKHNARSIKNTNLKSIVKPGVINSAPEIKKKYNKKLKNLKDSDDLMKISQKRRFKDIAVAKSPMANVVVFSKSRGGSLDSNKSDSDDIIVASQNINSPATSIKIRSKLDSERKQKLCTQKTTNNTPISIKKTHTTAVSKTLQIEKRNIIQKLSEIFTKKVLTSKDCSTDSVISNSDEDTPAKSMKILQKSQINVKRGQNNPEACLQTNDLVSKMNNWNTLNIVKVGSDRGTFNLFKHEIMQKRYISLALNCEIHIDDENNIGSKIIGFTNPEKKKKSKKVEKYVHDNKKLNGVAIAWESNIAYYISFSNEQDLKIPVKEQIKLLRSILSNTFLYVKCFATKEIFKTLYECCGIFACCRFLDPKVAHWLHDSSVHEKTFNEMVEEYFPQGRFITKRIPACYDTGPGLNIKSSIPGEFRASAEVVLTWHMTDKLLDKLEQVHSTLPRTFKDIEMRIIISLACMELNGLGVSLNSLQDLSSVIRKEMISLEERAYALCGKKFNISSSKEIKKILGLCNGKKVGVNKAVLGRSNHPIASLIMSWRKLNATQTKIIYPILNIAQQSCRIHSNCVTNTLTGRISMCEPNLQNIPKDFISENGSFTISVRMAFVPTVGNVILSADYCQLEFRILAHFSKDKTLCDIMSKPGDIFKNIAANWNHVSEDQVDDTMRQHTKQLCYGMIYGMGIKSLAENLSVDEIKAKEFLESFMNAYPGISTWLNNVVEEARVSGYVTTIFERRRTLPALTSTNGAEKSQAERQAVNTKVQGSAADITKKAMVNIEEKIRSEFPTSVVIMPTVNSIRKLRSNSREAQQSGGFLILQLHDELLYEVNIKDLRQVATIVKESMEQACQLEVPLPVKLKVGSAWGDLCEYNL